CGACACCGATTCGGCCGTTCGCGAACACCCGGACTTGCTGCGTAAGTATTTCGGCACGGTGATTCCGGCCAGCGACAACAAGTTCGCCGCGTTGAACAGTGCCGTTTGGTCGGGCGGTTCGTTCATCTACGTTCCGCCGGGCGTCCATATCGATTTCCCGCTGCAAGCTTACTTCCGGATCAACGAAGAAAGCATGGGGCAATTCGAGCGGACACTGATCATCGTCGACGAAGGTGCCAGCGTTCACTACGTCGAAGGCTGCACGGCCCCGATGTACACCAGCGAAAGCTTGCACAGTGCCGTTGTGGAAGTCGTTTGCTTGAAGGGTTCGCGGTGTCGCTACACCACGATCCAAAACTGGGCAAACAACATTTACAACTTGGTCACCAAGCGGGCTTACGCCTATCAAGACGCGACCATGGAATGGGTCGACGGCAACTTGGGCAGCAAGCTGACGATGAAGTACCCGGCGGTCCACATGATGGAACCGGGCGCACGCGGTGAAATCCTTTCCATCGCGTTTGCCAATGGCGGCCAACACCAGGATGCCGGTGCGAAATTGGTTCACAACGCTCCCAATACGACCGGCCAGATCATCAGCAAATCGATCAGCAAGAACGGCGGTCGCAGCAGCTATCGCGGTTTGGTTCACGTCGCCCCCGGTGCGACCAACAGCAAGAACAACGTCGTCTGTGATGCGTTGATCTTGGATCCCGAAAGCCGCAGTGACACGTACCCGTACATCGAAATCAGCGAGCAAGATGTCCAGATCGGACACGAGGCTAGCGTGTCACGGATCGGCGAAGAACAGATGTTCTATCTGCTCAGTCGCGGACTGACCGAGGCCGAGGCCAGCACCATGATCGTCAACGGGTTCATCGAACCGTTGGTCAAAGAATTGCCGATGGAGTACGCCATCGAAATGAACCGCCTGATCCAGTTGCAAATGGAAGGCAGCGTCGGCTGATTCGACGCGGGCGTGATTTCGTCAACGCACAACGTTTTTGAACCTGAATCCTTAGATACATGACACAAACGACAACCATCGCATTCGACCAGGCGGGACTGGAAAGTTTTCTGCAGTCACGTGATGAACCGGATTGGCTGACCGAACTGCGACGCGAAGCTTGGCAACATGCCGCCGCGATGAGCTGGCCCGAGCGGCGCAGCGAAGAATGGAATCGCACCGACATTCGTGTTTTTCAATTAGAGAAATACGGGGTACCCGGCGGACCAGTCGCCGACGATTTGCCCTCGCGTGCACAGCTTGCCGAAGGTGTGGATCTGGCCGGCTGGATCCACACGACCGACAGCCAAGTCACCGAGGAATCGCTGAGCGAAAAGTGGGCTGCCAAAGGCGTGCTGTTCGGCAGCCTGGAACGACTGTGCCGCGATCACGCGGACATCATCCGCCCGCATTTGTTCACCGCGTTTGATCCAGACTATGACAAGTTCGCGGCGCTGCACGCGGCGTTTTGGTCGGGCGGTCAATTGTTGTACGTCCCTCGCGGTGTTGCACTGACCGAACCGCTGCACATCAGTT
The DNA window shown above is from Crateriforma spongiae and carries:
- the sufB gene encoding Fe-S cluster assembly protein SufB; the protein is MSTDVSETDQIGEINKYNFRTETTGVFKAKKGLSEEVVHQISDIKEEPDWMRKFRLESLKEFESRPMPKWGGAIDIDFQDIYYYLRPTDHQGKTWDDVPQEIKDTFEKLGIPEAERKFLAGVKAQFESEVVYGSLQEDLFEKGVIFTDTDSAVREHPDLLRKYFGTVIPASDNKFAALNSAVWSGGSFIYVPPGVHIDFPLQAYFRINEESMGQFERTLIIVDEGASVHYVEGCTAPMYTSESLHSAVVEVVCLKGSRCRYTTIQNWANNIYNLVTKRAYAYQDATMEWVDGNLGSKLTMKYPAVHMMEPGARGEILSIAFANGGQHQDAGAKLVHNAPNTTGQIISKSISKNGGRSSYRGLVHVAPGATNSKNNVVCDALILDPESRSDTYPYIEISEQDVQIGHEASVSRIGEEQMFYLLSRGLTEAEASTMIVNGFIEPLVKELPMEYAIEMNRLIQLQMEGSVG